From the genome of Amia ocellicauda isolate fAmiCal2 chromosome 14, fAmiCal2.hap1, whole genome shotgun sequence, one region includes:
- the LOC136768698 gene encoding apolipoprotein L3, whose protein sequence is MAKEYNSKIREREAFDLEWEDFNNIEETVDKGWVDWNTDEGFSEKEKDVHRTKTALRLHGVYEWFYPFFENQADELQKMLGEMEEIADGVDKFHRGATVASVTGGVVSAAGGIATITGLVLAPFTFGASLIVTGVGLGVAAAGGLTSATAALSETINNSLDRTKVEKIFNDYKQKIEQIEKTLKFIEDGVEVMNTLDYSNLNQTGFVDSKLDFDKMKLARQTGRGLINVVEMVRVVQMGRLAGGTMRAVRVAGTATGILSGFFLILDAYFIAKDSMDLHEGKHTEFANNIRDLVEKLQEGLDDLKQIHKDMKLNPESAN, encoded by the exons ATGGCCAAGGAATACAATTCCAAGATCAGG GAAAGGGAAGCTTTTGACCTAGAATGGGAAGATTTTAACAATATCGAG GAGACTGTGGACAAAG GCTGGGTGGACTGGAACACTGATGAAGGATTctcagagaaggagaaggacgT GCATCGTACCAAAACAGCTCTACGACTTCATGGAGTGTATGAGTGGTTCTACCCCTTCTTTGAGAATCAAGCTGACGAACTCCAGAAGATGCTGGGTGAGATGGAGGAAATCGCTGATGGGGTGGATAAATTTCACAGAGGTGCGACGGTTGCCAGTGTGACAGGGGGCGTTGTGAGCGCAGCTGGGGGCATTGCAACCATCACTGGGCTCGTCCTTGCCCCGTTCACTTTCGGGGCATCTTTAATTGTGACAGGTGTGGGACTGGGAGTAGCTGCAGCTGGAGGCTTGACCAGCGCTACAGCAGCCCTGTCAGAAACCATTAACAACTCTCTGGACCGCACAAAAGTTGAGAAGATTTTCAACGATTACAAGCAGAAGATAGAGCAAATTGAGAAGACCTTGAAATTTATAgaggatggggttgaggtcatgAATACATTGGATTACTCTAATCTCAATCAAACAGGTTTTGTAGATtcaaagcttgattttgatAAAATGAAGCTTGCAAGACAGACTGGGAGGGGTCTGATTAATGTAGTGGAGATGGTGCGAGTGGTGCAGATGGGAAGGTTAGCAGGGGGGACAATGAGGGCTGTTCGTGTGGCTGGGACGGCAACAGGGATTCTCTCTGGGTTTTTCCTCATTCTGGATGCCTATTTCATCGCCAAGGACTCCATGGACCTGCATGAGGGAAAACATACTGAGTTTGCAAACAACATCCGTGACTTAGTTGAAAAGCTGCAGGAGGGGCTggatgatttaaaacaaatacacaaggATATGAAATTAAACCCAGAGTCAGCAAACTAG